A single window of Xylocopa sonorina isolate GNS202 chromosome 5, iyXylSono1_principal, whole genome shotgun sequence DNA harbors:
- the LOC143423794 gene encoding F-BAR domain only protein 2 isoform X5: protein MTVDFADYFWGEKNNGFNVLYHNMKHGAVASKELAEFLKERSTIEENNYKVLSKLAKQAGSSSSTQGTFAPVWAALRGAAEKLAGLHLQMAQRVTELIKDVSKYTDELHKKHKAVKEEESSTMEVVQSIQSITVTLHKAKDMRMQKGLELEKLRKDNASQKELEKAEIKFKKAQDDYKTLVNKYMVIRNDFQTKMTQACRRFQDVEEAHLKHMKEFLNIYTDVLQSNHEQVGQVHIDFKRQCLDMTVDKLLEQFVQSKYTGFEKPGIFEYEEVITGLGEVTGQSQVESNTETPKETSKGANGETGVAGNTHSSKKDQGLKGEGGCQADEEKGRVQEKENERLNERDRELSHAQATKASRRTTSLLNLFMSNSQDKQKQAGSGSAPATPQGNNLPPAVPPPSISRNPLRGSKLVTRIMVPPLCTLLDQQRFLRSRREKRKEKKAKKKKDVVETSSNKEEKSDLEDKDDSRKSETPTPEVDEDGFCIRPKSELWEDEKGGFYSSSDTDSEDEKERKIRVEIKPLSNGGAPMSASVDELRATVENLSLSPAPTGRRGSNTDSDHHMKRSHTPSSASTPTGSHPYAPLQSPPPLSLSPTPQPPPPQSAPPTHPHSRFPDGDLFSEVGDITPALPPKQSASSTPTGSIIIPRPPSRRGEGPSPRGRMSPATISRADSVASLEFRTAGVGVGSSRGPSPLTIGLADTIPLAVAFHEIVHSYFRGTDETRCQVKLSGDMMLSFPAGIVAVLANNPSPAKLTFRVRNSNRLEKLFPNVQLVSMDATQTTVDSTIFEFNMSALTTLLRKQAEQNPSASYFNVDILKYQIKCKEGAGSCPFQLVAYWKCESTHTDLKIDYKYNSRAMASPSPLLNLHVAAPIDGGFKSLNSKPQAQWLPDTNRVLWKFTELSQHSEGNGVGSLKARVELGHGPGNQGTIFTQFNCEGTTLSGVEFELLGPGYRLSLVKRRFVSGKYLCDGDSDSRSRYAAPPSTVD from the exons ATGACTGTGGATTTCGCCGACTACTTTTGG GGCGAAAAGAATAATGGATTTAACGtgttatatcataacatgaagcATGGTGCAGTTGCGAGCAAGGAGTTGGCTGAGTTTCTCAAAGAGCGATCGACTATAGAAGAGAACAATTACAAGGTCCTGAGTAAGCTAGCCAAACAAGCTGGCAGTAGCAGTAGTACCCAAGGAACGTTTGCACCTGTTTGGGCTGCTTTAAGAGGCGCAGCAGAAAAACTTGCTGGCCTGCACTTGCAGATGGCCCAAAGGGTCACTGAACTAATAAAGGATGTATCAAAGTATACAGATGAATTGCATAAAAAGCACAAGGCT gtaaaagaagaagaatcatCTACTATGGAAGTTGTTCAAAGTATACAAAGTATCACTGTGACTTTACATAAAGCAAAAGATATGCGTATGCAAAAAGGTTTAGAATTAGAAAAGCTGAGAAAAGACAATGCTAGCCAAAAAGAGTTGGAAAAAGCAGAGATAAAGTTCAAAAAAGCACAAGATGATTATAAGACTTTGGTCAACAAGTATATGGTTATAAGGAACGATTTTCAAACAAAAATGACTCAAGCATGCAGG CGATTTCAAGATGTGGAAGAGGCACATCTGAAACATATGAAGGAGTTTTTAAATATCTATACTGATGTTTTGCAATCAAATCATGAACAAGTTGGTCAAGTTCATATCGATTTTAAACGACAATGCTTAGACATGACAGTGGACAAACTATTAGAACAATTTGTACAAAGCAAATATACAGGTTTCGAGAAGCCAG GTATATTCGAATATGAGGAAGTCATAACAGGCTTAGGAGAAGTGACTGGTCAATCTCAGGTGGAAAGCAACACTGAAACACCTAAGGAAACATCGAAAGGAGCCAATGGAGAGACAGGCGTTGCTGGTAACACTCACAGTTCGAAAAAAGATCAGGGATTAAAGGGGGAGGGTGGTTGTCAGGCAGATGAGGAAAAGGGGAGGGTAcaagagaaagaaaatgaaaGACTGAATGAAAGGGATAGAGAACTGTCACATGCACAAGCCACCAAGGCTTCCCGCCGTACTACCTCGCTACTCAACCTGTTCATGTCCAACTCCCAGG ACAAACAGAAGCAAGCAGGGTCTGGTTCGGCACCTGCAACTCCTCAGGGGAACAACCTGCCTCCTGCTGTTCCACCTCCCAGCATCTCCAGGAACCCTCTCAGAGGATCTAAAT TGGTAACGCGTATTATGGTTCCTCCACTCTGCACACTTTTAGATCAGCAGC GGTTTCTTCGCAGCAggagagaaaagagaaaagaaaagaaagcgaAAAAGAAGAAGGATGTCGTGGAAACTAGCAGCAACAAAGAAGAAAAGTCTGACCT GGAGGATAAGGATGACAGTAGAAAGTCTGAGACACCGACACCGGAAGTAGACGAGGATGGCTTCTGTATTAGACCGAAATCAGAGCTATGGGAGGATGAGAAGGGAGGATTTTATTCTAGTTCAGACACCGATTCCGAGGATGAGAAAGAGCGAAAGATCCGAGTGGAAATAAAACCACTCAGCAACGGCGGAGCACCGATGAGCGCCAGTGTAGATGAACTCAGGGCGACGGTGGAGAATTTATCGTTATCGCCTGCACCGACG GGACGCAGAGGATCGAATACCGACTCAGATCATCATATGAAAAGGTCTCA TACACCATCGAGCGCCTCAACGCCGACTGGTAGCCATCCGTATGCGCCATTGCAAAGTCCTCCGCCACTGTCTTTGTCGCCGACGCCTCAACCACCGCCGCCACAATCCGCACCACCTACTCATCCTCACTCACGTTTCCCTG ATGGAGACTTATTCTCGGAAGTGGGAGACATCACTCCGGCTTTACCACCTAAGCAATCCGCATCTTCCACTCCGACGGGATCCATTATCATTCCTAGACCACCATCCCGTAGAGGAGAAGGTCCATCACCAAGGGGGAGAATGTCACCAGCGACGATATCTAGAGCTGACAGTGTGGCCAGTTTAGAATTTCGTACAGCTGGTGTCGGAGTTGGTTCATCCAGGGGCCCGTCTCCACTCACGATTGGACTCGCAGACACCATTCCTCTGGCAGTTGCCTTCCACGAGATAGTACACTCCTATTTCAGAGGTACCGACGAAACGCGATGTCAGGTGAAGCTAAGCGGCGACATGATGTTGTCGTTCCCTGCCGGTATTGTCGCCGTATTAGCGAACAATCCGAGTCCCGCGAAGCTGACATTTCGCGTGCGAAACAGTAACAGATTAGAGAAATTGTTTCCTAACGTTCAATTGGTCAGCAT GGATGCCACACAGACAACTGTCGACAGTACAATTTTCGAATTCAACATGAGTGCCTTAACTACGCTGTTACGTAAACAGGCTGAACAAAATCCGTCAGCTTCATATTTTAACGTCGACATACTCAAATATCAAATCAAGTGTAAAGAAGGCGCGGGTTCTTGTCCTTTTCAGTTGGTTGCCTATTGGAAATGCGAATCAACCCATACAGACCTTAAG ATCGATTATAAATACAATAGTCGCGCTATGGCTTCACCGAGTCCTTTATTGAATCTCCATGTAGCAGCACCCATAGACGGAGGTTTTAAATCACTAAATAGTAAACCACAGGCTCAATGGTTGCCAGATACGAATCGAGTACTATGGAAGTTCACAGAATTGTCACAACACAGCGAAGGTAACGGTGTGGGCTCTTTAAAAGCGCGAGTGGAACTTGGACATGGGCCAGGAAACCAAGGAACGATATTCACACAATTCAATTGCGAAGGGACCACATTATCTGGGGTTGAGTTCGAGCTTCTAGGCCCGGGATATAGATTAAGTTTAGTAAAGCGTAGATTCGTATCGG GAAAATATCTTTGCGATGGAGACTCCGATTCACGGAGCAGATACGCTGCTCCGCCATCCACTGTGGATTGA
- the LOC143423794 gene encoding F-BAR domain only protein 2 isoform X9 produces the protein MTVDFADYFWGEKNNGFNVLYHNMKHGAVASKELAEFLKERSTIEENNYKVLSKLAKQAGSSSSTQGTFAPVWAALRGAAEKLAGLHLQMAQRVTELIKDVSKYTDELHKKHKAVKEEESSTMEVVQSIQSITVTLHKAKDMRMQKGLELEKLRKDNASQKELEKAEIKFKKAQDDYKTLVNKYMVIRNDFQTKMTQACRRFQDVEEAHLKHMKEFLNIYTDVLQSNHEQVGQVHIDFKRQCLDMTVDKLLEQFVQSKYTGFEKPGIFEYEEVITGLGEVTGQSQVESNTETPKETSKGANGETGVAGNTHSSKKDQGLKGEGGCQADEEKGRVQEKENERLNERDRELSHAQATKASRRTTSLLNLFMSNSQDKQKQAGSGSAPATPQGNNLPPAVPPPSISRNPLRGSKLVTRIMVPPLCTLLDQQRFLRSRREKRKEKKAKKKKDVVETSSNKEEKSDLEDKDDSRKSETPTPEVDEDGFCIRPKSELWEDEKGGFYSSSDTDSEDEKERKIRVEIKPLSNGGAPMSASVDELRATVENLSLSPAPTGRRGSNTDSDHHMKRSQSVSQQLGDGDLFSEVGDITPALPPKQSASSTPTGSIIIPRPPSRRGEGPSPRGRMSPATISRADSVASLEFRTAGVGVGSSRGPSPLTIGLADTIPLAVAFHEIVHSYFRGTDETRCQVKLSGDMMLSFPAGIVAVLANNPSPAKLTFRVRNSNRLEKLFPNVQLVSMDATQTTVDSTIFEFNMSALTTLLRKQAEQNPSASYFNVDILKYQIKCKEGAGSCPFQLVAYWKCESTHTDLKIDYKYNSRAMASPSPLLNLHVAAPIDGGFKSLNSKPQAQWLPDTNRVLWKFTELSQHSEGNGVGSLKARVELGHGPGNQGTIFTQFNCEGTTLSGVEFELLGPGYRLSLVKRRFVSGKYLCDGDSDSRSRYAAPPSTVD, from the exons ATGACTGTGGATTTCGCCGACTACTTTTGG GGCGAAAAGAATAATGGATTTAACGtgttatatcataacatgaagcATGGTGCAGTTGCGAGCAAGGAGTTGGCTGAGTTTCTCAAAGAGCGATCGACTATAGAAGAGAACAATTACAAGGTCCTGAGTAAGCTAGCCAAACAAGCTGGCAGTAGCAGTAGTACCCAAGGAACGTTTGCACCTGTTTGGGCTGCTTTAAGAGGCGCAGCAGAAAAACTTGCTGGCCTGCACTTGCAGATGGCCCAAAGGGTCACTGAACTAATAAAGGATGTATCAAAGTATACAGATGAATTGCATAAAAAGCACAAGGCT gtaaaagaagaagaatcatCTACTATGGAAGTTGTTCAAAGTATACAAAGTATCACTGTGACTTTACATAAAGCAAAAGATATGCGTATGCAAAAAGGTTTAGAATTAGAAAAGCTGAGAAAAGACAATGCTAGCCAAAAAGAGTTGGAAAAAGCAGAGATAAAGTTCAAAAAAGCACAAGATGATTATAAGACTTTGGTCAACAAGTATATGGTTATAAGGAACGATTTTCAAACAAAAATGACTCAAGCATGCAGG CGATTTCAAGATGTGGAAGAGGCACATCTGAAACATATGAAGGAGTTTTTAAATATCTATACTGATGTTTTGCAATCAAATCATGAACAAGTTGGTCAAGTTCATATCGATTTTAAACGACAATGCTTAGACATGACAGTGGACAAACTATTAGAACAATTTGTACAAAGCAAATATACAGGTTTCGAGAAGCCAG GTATATTCGAATATGAGGAAGTCATAACAGGCTTAGGAGAAGTGACTGGTCAATCTCAGGTGGAAAGCAACACTGAAACACCTAAGGAAACATCGAAAGGAGCCAATGGAGAGACAGGCGTTGCTGGTAACACTCACAGTTCGAAAAAAGATCAGGGATTAAAGGGGGAGGGTGGTTGTCAGGCAGATGAGGAAAAGGGGAGGGTAcaagagaaagaaaatgaaaGACTGAATGAAAGGGATAGAGAACTGTCACATGCACAAGCCACCAAGGCTTCCCGCCGTACTACCTCGCTACTCAACCTGTTCATGTCCAACTCCCAGG ACAAACAGAAGCAAGCAGGGTCTGGTTCGGCACCTGCAACTCCTCAGGGGAACAACCTGCCTCCTGCTGTTCCACCTCCCAGCATCTCCAGGAACCCTCTCAGAGGATCTAAAT TGGTAACGCGTATTATGGTTCCTCCACTCTGCACACTTTTAGATCAGCAGC GGTTTCTTCGCAGCAggagagaaaagagaaaagaaaagaaagcgaAAAAGAAGAAGGATGTCGTGGAAACTAGCAGCAACAAAGAAGAAAAGTCTGACCT GGAGGATAAGGATGACAGTAGAAAGTCTGAGACACCGACACCGGAAGTAGACGAGGATGGCTTCTGTATTAGACCGAAATCAGAGCTATGGGAGGATGAGAAGGGAGGATTTTATTCTAGTTCAGACACCGATTCCGAGGATGAGAAAGAGCGAAAGATCCGAGTGGAAATAAAACCACTCAGCAACGGCGGAGCACCGATGAGCGCCAGTGTAGATGAACTCAGGGCGACGGTGGAGAATTTATCGTTATCGCCTGCACCGACG GGACGCAGAGGATCGAATACCGACTCAGATCATCATATGAAAAGGTCTCAGTCAGTGTCACAGCAATTAGGAG ATGGAGACTTATTCTCGGAAGTGGGAGACATCACTCCGGCTTTACCACCTAAGCAATCCGCATCTTCCACTCCGACGGGATCCATTATCATTCCTAGACCACCATCCCGTAGAGGAGAAGGTCCATCACCAAGGGGGAGAATGTCACCAGCGACGATATCTAGAGCTGACAGTGTGGCCAGTTTAGAATTTCGTACAGCTGGTGTCGGAGTTGGTTCATCCAGGGGCCCGTCTCCACTCACGATTGGACTCGCAGACACCATTCCTCTGGCAGTTGCCTTCCACGAGATAGTACACTCCTATTTCAGAGGTACCGACGAAACGCGATGTCAGGTGAAGCTAAGCGGCGACATGATGTTGTCGTTCCCTGCCGGTATTGTCGCCGTATTAGCGAACAATCCGAGTCCCGCGAAGCTGACATTTCGCGTGCGAAACAGTAACAGATTAGAGAAATTGTTTCCTAACGTTCAATTGGTCAGCAT GGATGCCACACAGACAACTGTCGACAGTACAATTTTCGAATTCAACATGAGTGCCTTAACTACGCTGTTACGTAAACAGGCTGAACAAAATCCGTCAGCTTCATATTTTAACGTCGACATACTCAAATATCAAATCAAGTGTAAAGAAGGCGCGGGTTCTTGTCCTTTTCAGTTGGTTGCCTATTGGAAATGCGAATCAACCCATACAGACCTTAAG ATCGATTATAAATACAATAGTCGCGCTATGGCTTCACCGAGTCCTTTATTGAATCTCCATGTAGCAGCACCCATAGACGGAGGTTTTAAATCACTAAATAGTAAACCACAGGCTCAATGGTTGCCAGATACGAATCGAGTACTATGGAAGTTCACAGAATTGTCACAACACAGCGAAGGTAACGGTGTGGGCTCTTTAAAAGCGCGAGTGGAACTTGGACATGGGCCAGGAAACCAAGGAACGATATTCACACAATTCAATTGCGAAGGGACCACATTATCTGGGGTTGAGTTCGAGCTTCTAGGCCCGGGATATAGATTAAGTTTAGTAAAGCGTAGATTCGTATCGG GAAAATATCTTTGCGATGGAGACTCCGATTCACGGAGCAGATACGCTGCTCCGCCATCCACTGTGGATTGA
- the LOC143423794 gene encoding F-BAR domain only protein 2 isoform X6 has protein sequence MTVDFADYFWGEKNNGFNVLYHNMKHGAVASKELAEFLKERSTIEENNYKVLSKLAKQAGSSSSTQGTFAPVWAALRGAAEKLAGLHLQMAQRVTELIKDVSKYTDELHKKHKAVKEEESSTMEVVQSIQSITVTLHKAKDMRMQKGLELEKLRKDNASQKELEKAEIKFKKAQDDYKTLVNKYMVIRNDFQTKMTQACRRFQDVEEAHLKHMKEFLNIYTDVLQSNHEQVGQVHIDFKRQCLDMTVDKLLEQFVQSKYTGFEKPGIFEYEEVITGLGEVTGQSQVESNTETPKETSKGANGETGVAGNTHSSKKDQGLKGEGGCQADEEKGRVQEKENERLNERDRELSHAQATKASRRTTSLLNLFMSNSQDKQKQAGSGSAPATPQGNNLPPAVPPPSISRNPLRGSKLVTRIMVPPLCTLLDQQRFLRSRREKRKEKKAKKKKDVVETSSNKEEKSDLEDKDDSRKSETPTPEVDEDGFCIRPKSELWEDEKGGFYSSSDTDSEDEKERKIRVEIKPLSNGGAPMSASVDELRATVENLSLSPAPTGRRGSNTDSDHHMKSTPSSASTPTGSHPYAPLQSPPPLSLSPTPQPPPPQSAPPTHPHSRFPDGDLFSEVGDITPALPPKQSASSTPTGSIIIPRPPSRRGEGPSPRGRMSPATISRADSVASLEFRTAGVGVGSSRGPSPLTIGLADTIPLAVAFHEIVHSYFRGTDETRCQVKLSGDMMLSFPAGIVAVLANNPSPAKLTFRVRNSNRLEKLFPNVQLVSMDATQTTVDSTIFEFNMSALTTLLRKQAEQNPSASYFNVDILKYQIKCKEGAGSCPFQLVAYWKCESTHTDLKIDYKYNSRAMASPSPLLNLHVAAPIDGGFKSLNSKPQAQWLPDTNRVLWKFTELSQHSEGNGVGSLKARVELGHGPGNQGTIFTQFNCEGTTLSGVEFELLGPGYRLSLVKRRFVSGKYLCDGDSDSRSRYAAPPSTVD, from the exons ATGACTGTGGATTTCGCCGACTACTTTTGG GGCGAAAAGAATAATGGATTTAACGtgttatatcataacatgaagcATGGTGCAGTTGCGAGCAAGGAGTTGGCTGAGTTTCTCAAAGAGCGATCGACTATAGAAGAGAACAATTACAAGGTCCTGAGTAAGCTAGCCAAACAAGCTGGCAGTAGCAGTAGTACCCAAGGAACGTTTGCACCTGTTTGGGCTGCTTTAAGAGGCGCAGCAGAAAAACTTGCTGGCCTGCACTTGCAGATGGCCCAAAGGGTCACTGAACTAATAAAGGATGTATCAAAGTATACAGATGAATTGCATAAAAAGCACAAGGCT gtaaaagaagaagaatcatCTACTATGGAAGTTGTTCAAAGTATACAAAGTATCACTGTGACTTTACATAAAGCAAAAGATATGCGTATGCAAAAAGGTTTAGAATTAGAAAAGCTGAGAAAAGACAATGCTAGCCAAAAAGAGTTGGAAAAAGCAGAGATAAAGTTCAAAAAAGCACAAGATGATTATAAGACTTTGGTCAACAAGTATATGGTTATAAGGAACGATTTTCAAACAAAAATGACTCAAGCATGCAGG CGATTTCAAGATGTGGAAGAGGCACATCTGAAACATATGAAGGAGTTTTTAAATATCTATACTGATGTTTTGCAATCAAATCATGAACAAGTTGGTCAAGTTCATATCGATTTTAAACGACAATGCTTAGACATGACAGTGGACAAACTATTAGAACAATTTGTACAAAGCAAATATACAGGTTTCGAGAAGCCAG GTATATTCGAATATGAGGAAGTCATAACAGGCTTAGGAGAAGTGACTGGTCAATCTCAGGTGGAAAGCAACACTGAAACACCTAAGGAAACATCGAAAGGAGCCAATGGAGAGACAGGCGTTGCTGGTAACACTCACAGTTCGAAAAAAGATCAGGGATTAAAGGGGGAGGGTGGTTGTCAGGCAGATGAGGAAAAGGGGAGGGTAcaagagaaagaaaatgaaaGACTGAATGAAAGGGATAGAGAACTGTCACATGCACAAGCCACCAAGGCTTCCCGCCGTACTACCTCGCTACTCAACCTGTTCATGTCCAACTCCCAGG ACAAACAGAAGCAAGCAGGGTCTGGTTCGGCACCTGCAACTCCTCAGGGGAACAACCTGCCTCCTGCTGTTCCACCTCCCAGCATCTCCAGGAACCCTCTCAGAGGATCTAAAT TGGTAACGCGTATTATGGTTCCTCCACTCTGCACACTTTTAGATCAGCAGC GGTTTCTTCGCAGCAggagagaaaagagaaaagaaaagaaagcgaAAAAGAAGAAGGATGTCGTGGAAACTAGCAGCAACAAAGAAGAAAAGTCTGACCT GGAGGATAAGGATGACAGTAGAAAGTCTGAGACACCGACACCGGAAGTAGACGAGGATGGCTTCTGTATTAGACCGAAATCAGAGCTATGGGAGGATGAGAAGGGAGGATTTTATTCTAGTTCAGACACCGATTCCGAGGATGAGAAAGAGCGAAAGATCCGAGTGGAAATAAAACCACTCAGCAACGGCGGAGCACCGATGAGCGCCAGTGTAGATGAACTCAGGGCGACGGTGGAGAATTTATCGTTATCGCCTGCACCGACG GGACGCAGAGGATCGAATACCGACTCAGATCATCATATGAAAAG TACACCATCGAGCGCCTCAACGCCGACTGGTAGCCATCCGTATGCGCCATTGCAAAGTCCTCCGCCACTGTCTTTGTCGCCGACGCCTCAACCACCGCCGCCACAATCCGCACCACCTACTCATCCTCACTCACGTTTCCCTG ATGGAGACTTATTCTCGGAAGTGGGAGACATCACTCCGGCTTTACCACCTAAGCAATCCGCATCTTCCACTCCGACGGGATCCATTATCATTCCTAGACCACCATCCCGTAGAGGAGAAGGTCCATCACCAAGGGGGAGAATGTCACCAGCGACGATATCTAGAGCTGACAGTGTGGCCAGTTTAGAATTTCGTACAGCTGGTGTCGGAGTTGGTTCATCCAGGGGCCCGTCTCCACTCACGATTGGACTCGCAGACACCATTCCTCTGGCAGTTGCCTTCCACGAGATAGTACACTCCTATTTCAGAGGTACCGACGAAACGCGATGTCAGGTGAAGCTAAGCGGCGACATGATGTTGTCGTTCCCTGCCGGTATTGTCGCCGTATTAGCGAACAATCCGAGTCCCGCGAAGCTGACATTTCGCGTGCGAAACAGTAACAGATTAGAGAAATTGTTTCCTAACGTTCAATTGGTCAGCAT GGATGCCACACAGACAACTGTCGACAGTACAATTTTCGAATTCAACATGAGTGCCTTAACTACGCTGTTACGTAAACAGGCTGAACAAAATCCGTCAGCTTCATATTTTAACGTCGACATACTCAAATATCAAATCAAGTGTAAAGAAGGCGCGGGTTCTTGTCCTTTTCAGTTGGTTGCCTATTGGAAATGCGAATCAACCCATACAGACCTTAAG ATCGATTATAAATACAATAGTCGCGCTATGGCTTCACCGAGTCCTTTATTGAATCTCCATGTAGCAGCACCCATAGACGGAGGTTTTAAATCACTAAATAGTAAACCACAGGCTCAATGGTTGCCAGATACGAATCGAGTACTATGGAAGTTCACAGAATTGTCACAACACAGCGAAGGTAACGGTGTGGGCTCTTTAAAAGCGCGAGTGGAACTTGGACATGGGCCAGGAAACCAAGGAACGATATTCACACAATTCAATTGCGAAGGGACCACATTATCTGGGGTTGAGTTCGAGCTTCTAGGCCCGGGATATAGATTAAGTTTAGTAAAGCGTAGATTCGTATCGG GAAAATATCTTTGCGATGGAGACTCCGATTCACGGAGCAGATACGCTGCTCCGCCATCCACTGTGGATTGA